Proteins found in one Triticum aestivum cultivar Chinese Spring chromosome 4D, IWGSC CS RefSeq v2.1, whole genome shotgun sequence genomic segment:
- the LOC123099024 gene encoding disease resistance protein RGA2 — translation MEIFISALMGELISRSMSSIIKKYSKPPAEAVEARLERILLRGQVIIDEAMGRHITNHGMLRQLTMLRYAMYQGYYVLDTFRCQAYKEEENNLAVSQSGVVSKFHSAQRLCLSSSNNKKTSQGLEVALEGLRSMILDASEMVRFLTTYPRLHRQPYSMHLLLDKCMFARQRETEVVTNFLLCTQSCTSSFDVLPIVGPENVGKSTLVAHICEDERVRDRFHQIVFFRHDNFRAQDIANLTGRCAARHVNNERLMIIVDIVGDLDEDLWESMCSLCRQSTKSGSKIIITSRSDKITKLGTTQTLVLKHLSHEAFWYFFKVMTFGSTDPKMHPRLVYLAMEMAKLMNYNLADASIAACVLRANFNISFWCKVLELRRGYIQNHLCKFDGHPHELLSENRPVYFQPMATTTEDILVLGTNQTCSSEEEVPKITAVDVLYGTSRPQGGTFKVLAWKSPIPPYHCYIQTYEIRELQARAMKRKRPLEWY, via the coding sequence ATGGAGATTTTCATTTCTGCGTTGATGGGTGAACTCATATCAAGATCCATGAGTTCCATCATCAAAAAATACTCCAAGCCACCGGCGGAGGCCGTGGAAGCTAGGTTAGAGAGGATTCTACTCAGGGGGCAGGTCATCATCGACGAGGCAATGGGGCGGCACATCACAAACCATGGAATGCTCCGGCAGCTTACCATGCTGAGGTATGCCATGTACCAAGGCTACTATGTGCTTGACACCTTCAGATGCCAAGCATACAAAGAAGAGGAGAATAATCTGGCTGTGAGTCAATCTGGGGTGGTGTCCAAATTTCATTCTGCACAACGCCTCTGCCTCTCCAGCAGCAACAACAAAAAAACATCACAAGGGCTTGAAGTGGCCCTCGAAGGTTTGAGATCCATGATTCTTGATGCCAGCGAGATGGTCAGGTTCCTGACAACATATCCCCGCCTACATCGTCAGCCTTACAGCATGCATCTCTTGCTGGACAAGTGCATGTTTGCCCGCCAGAGGGAGACAGAAGTAGTTACAAACTTCCTTCTGTGCACACAATCTTGTACTAGTAGTTTTGATGTCCTCCCAATTGTTGGTCCGGAGAATGTTGGAAAGAGCACTCTTGTCGCTCATATCTGCGAAGACGAAAGAGTACGTGACCGTTTCCACCAGATTGTTTTTTTCAGGCACGATAATTTCAGAGCTCAAGATATAGCCAATTTGACAGGCAGATGTGCGGCAAGACATGTGAATAATGAGAGATTGATGATCATCGTCGACATAGTTGGGGATCTCGACGAAGATCTGTGGGAAAGCATGTGCTCTCTTTGCCGACAAAGCACTAAAAGTGGTAGTAAAATCATTATCACAAGCCGATCTGACAAGATCACAAAGCTTGGAACAACACAGACTCTAGTACTGAAGCATCTGTCGCATGAGGCATTCTGGTATTTCTTCAAGGTGATGACATTTGGAAGCACGGATCCCAAGATGCACCCAAGACTTGTGTATTTGGCAATGGAGATGGCAAAGTTGATGAATTATAATCTCGCTGATGCTAGCATCGCTGCATGTGTATTGAGAGCCAATTTTAACATCAGTTTCTGGTGCAAGGTTCTGGAATTACGAAGAGGATACATACAAAATCATCTCTGTAAGTTTGATGGGCATCCGCATGAACTTCTCAGTGAGAATAGACCTGTGTATTTCCAACCAATGGCTACAACTACTGAAGATATTCTTGTTCTTGGTACTAATCAGACATGCTCTTCCGAAGAGGAAGTTCCCAAGATAACGGCCGTAGATGTTCTGTACGGAACCTCTAGGCCACAAGGGGGAACATTTAAGGTCCTTGCATGGAAATCTCCGATACCGCCCTACCATTGCTACATACAAACTTACGAGATCCGAGAGCTGCAAGCTAGAGCGATGAAGAGGAAGCGCCCTCTGGAATGGTATTAG
- the LOC123097149 gene encoding uncharacterized protein has protein sequence MAAIKMKLVVDRSSNRVLFADAGSDLVDVLLAFLTLPISAVQLAAGASSPGCLTNLCASVRHLGDAKLLKGEACHGTLLRPTHADEFGYDRLPCPRCTPFMETQLIPQGQGHNQQYGCRCWDVMARLVHVYNQATQTEVFSKWKERFVISDDLVIKPAATSTVLSFLQRFLGGDRINDAYQVEVDVGWTQVVSLLRACVSSTTIFTDVFLTKRTDALMSTSVLTIYKPRRQETNDDPGPQMSIKLFFDKEDRKVMYAECKHDFVDLLLSFLTYPMGCILKNLAGTSHRFRSFNNLYSSADGLNTSGFLTGHCFGDKSMLLDPSLAPLRTHGIHGSEQAIVEWYYLCRTGKRHCLCTKDKRPCHLCNPGFVDDHTYVVDDELRIHQASAVSVLKHWRKRNRDNVVEMDIAVSKQEAVALLQAVINSETALTDAFKGRFQQAAQQLPPSKRRTCSPSVENMQIFVKIFTGETITLDVASSDTVAAVRSKIQMKGKLMADCRLVYGGKCLQDPWTLADCGIHREATIHLEFYPRGLMKTETE, from the exons ATGGCCGCCATCAAGATGAAGCTCGTGGTGGACAGGTCGTCTAACCGCGTGCTGTTCGCCGACGCCGGCTCCGACTTGGTCGACGTCCTCCTCGCCTTCCTCACGCTCCCGATCTCCGCCGTCCAGCTCGCCGCAGGCGCGTCCTCGCCGGGCTGCCTCACAAACCTCTGCGCCAGCGTCCGCCACCTGGGGGACGCTAAACTGTTGAAGGGCGAGGCCTGCCACGGCACGCTTCTCAGGCCTACGCACGCCGATGAATTTGG GTACGACCGCTTGCCATGCCCACGGTGCACTCCGTTCATGGAAACACAACTGATTCCACAGGGACAGGGACACAACCAGCAGTACGGCTGCAGGTGCTGGGACGTCATGGCTAGGCTTGTGCATGTGTACAACCAAGCAACACAAACGGAGGTGTTCTCCAAGTGGAAAGAGAGGTTCGTGATCAGCGACGATTTGGTGATCAAGCCGGCGGCGACGAGCACCGTCTTGTCTTTTCTTCAGAGGTTCTTAGGAGGAGATAGGATCAATGACGCCTACCAAGTGGAGGTGGACGTCGGATGGACCCAG GTTGTTTCCTTGCTCAGGGCATGTGTCTCGTCCACCACCATATTCACCGACGTGTTTCTCACGAAAAGAACCGATGCTTTGATGAGCACATCGGTGCTCACGATTTACAAGCCTCGGCGTCAAGAAACCAACGACGACCCTGGTCCGCAGATGAGCATCAAGCTTTTCTTCGACAAGGAGGACAGAAAGGTCATGTACGCTGAGTGCAAGCATGACTTCGTGGACCTGCTCCTCAGTTTCCTGACCTACCCCATGGGATGCATCCTCAAGAACCTGGCCGGCACCTCTCACCGGTTCCGCAGCTTCAACAATCTTTACAGCAGCGCCGACGGTCTCAACACGTCTGGCTTCCTGACGGGGCACTGCTTCGGTGACAAGAGCATGCTCCTGGATCCTAGTCTAGCTCCGTTGAGGACCCACGGCATCCATGGGTCGGAACAAGCAATTGTGGAGTGGTATTATCTCTGCCGCACCGGAAAGCGGCATTGCTTGTGCACAAAGGATAAAAGGCCATGCCATTTATGCAATCCGGGGTTTGTCGACGATCACACCTATGTTGTCGACGACGAGTTGCGTATACATCAAGCTTCCGCCGTGTCGGTGCTGAAGCACTGGCGCAAGAGAAACCGGGATAATGTAGTGGAGATGGACATTGCTGTCAGCAAACAAGAG GCTGTCGCGCTACTGCAAGCGGTGATCAATTCAGAGACTGCGCTGACAGATGCGTTCAAGGGGAGGTTTCAGCAGGCAGCACAACAGTTGCCACCTTCGAAAAGAAGAACATGTTCGCCATCGGTGGAgaacatgcagatctttgtcaagatcttcACAGGCGAGACCATCACCCTTGACGTGGCAAGCTCCGACACGGTTGCTGCCGTGAGGAGTAAGATCCAGATGAAGGGGAAGCTAATGGCTGATTGTAGGTTAGTGTACGGTGGCAAATGCCTGCAGGATCCATGGACCCTGGCTGATTGTGGCATTCACAGAGAAGCCACCATCCACCTTGAGTTTTACCCCCGCGGCCTTATGAAAACAGAAACAGAATGA